The Atribacter laminatus genome contains the following window.
TCCAATCCTTCTTCAAATCGAATCCGGAGCCGATTGGTTTGCTCAACTGCAGTAACCGCCATACCTAAACCTCCTTTTTATTTGAGTTCTTTTTACGAATCACGCGTGTTCTATCTATAGGGAGAAATGGGCGACGGGTAGTATTAGCAAAAAGCGCTGAGGGGGCGATGGGGCGAGGAAAGAAAAAGATGAGAGCCTCGCGGTCAAAGGAATGGGTCGTTCTTCAAAATTTTATTCGATTCGATTTGGTATATAGCCGATTTAACCTAAAAAAAGAGTATACTATTTCCACGCTTAGCATGAACAAGGAAACAGCACCTCGATAGTCTTATTTCTTACATCTCACACTTATGGCAATAAAATTGGAGGGTTAATATGAAATGGAAGTACTTGGTCATTCTTTTTGGATTCTTGGCTTTTATTGTATTCAGTTCATGCCATAATACAGGGAATCAAGATGAGATCGATGATTTTCCTCTGGGCATAGGGGGAAGCGAAACCCGGTCTCTCACCTTAGTTAATAACGCCAGCAAAGACGTGAAGGTGTATCTGGTCTTTATCGGGGGCTTGACCGGCAACAATGGCTGCTATACCGCTGAGGACTTTCAAAGTCAGGGCTGTGATGTGTATCGATCTGATCGGTGCAGCATAACCGTCCCTAAAGGGTCCAGTAAAACCTTGAATCTCGACATGGGCGGTATTAATATCTCCGGCGGTTTGGATAACGAACCGATGGGGTCTTGCCCGACCACAATGTTTGAAATCAATATCTCTGCTCCGGACAATAGCATGCACGATCAATTTGACCTCTCTCTGGTCAATGGTTTTAATTATTCTATGAAAATTAGCTCTTCGACCGGGGTTAGCACGAAATACGTCACTCAGGCGACTGGAAATAGTGATGGACTTGGGGTATTTCCCTTGGGTTGCACCCAATGTGTTTCCCAGGGTTCCAATCCTCCGGCATGGAATAATTGCCCGGGAAATACCTCTTCCTGTGGAGGACAATGTTACCGGCCTGGTGAATGCAAGACAGGTCCCGATGAATTACATCCAAATGTTCCGTGTGTTTTAGAAGTCAAAACCGGTGGGAATTTTACGGTTACTTTTGGGAACCCGTCCTAATTAGTTCAGTGAATCATACGGGAAGGGGATTTTTTTAATTCGGTTTCTTTTTCTTTCATTTTTTTACTTATTATCTACATAATTGGTCTTTTTGATTGAGAGGAAAATAACAGCTATCCTTTACTGAGTTATTGTTAACTATAAATAATAAAAAGAAATTATGATGATAGGAGGGGGTAACAGTGCAGTTTAGGGCTCCATTAATGATTGAACATCGTTTGATTGAGAAAATGATATATATTATAAATAAAATTATAAATCAAGCCGAATCAACCCAAATTATTGATACCAGGACTGTCGATGTTGTTGTCGATTTTATTAAAACCTATGCTGATAAAACTCATCATGGAAAAGAGGAAGATATTCTCTTTAAAGACCTTTCAGAGAAAAAAATGACTGATGAAGATGATAAATTAATGAAGGAACTGATCGAGGAACACCTATTTGGAAGAAGTATAGTCCGAGAACTCGTCGATTCAAAAAACCAGTATGTCAATGGTGATATGACAGCTGAAAAAGTAATGTTAGAAAAACTAAAAACGCTGGCCAATTTTTACCCAGCACATATTAAAAAGGAGGATGATGTCTTTTTCCCAGCTTCCATGAAGTATTTAACCAACCAAGAACAAGAAATAATGCTGAACAAATTTTGGGATTTTGACAAAACGATGATCCATTTAAAATATCAATCGGTGGTTTTAGAATTGAATAAAGCGTTTTCGAATGATTGATTTGAATGTATAAATTGAGCCTTTTATCACAGTCTTTCCCCACCTTAACGAATATATATATTTTAAAGCGAGCAATGACTTGGTCTGGTAGCAGTGAACTTTTGTTTCAATTTAGTATCTGCTATTTGAGAGAATAACCATTTGAAAATCAAGCATATTAGACTAATTGATTACAATATTCGAGAAGTGGTTCTTGGTTCCACACCTGGACTTCGATGTAATTGGCAAAATATTTGGGAAGATTGGTTCCCCATTTTTCTCCCGGAAGACCGTTTGATTGAACCAAATCTTGTATTTCGTCTAAGATGAATACCTTTCCATGAAAATCAGATAAATAATAAGGAGACTCTTTTTGATTCAATAATAAGAAGGAAACCATGCTATCGGGATAGGTAAAGCTTAAATCTTGTTTTTGGAAAAGAGAAAGAGGGACTTGAATTTCTGTCGTTGTAGAAAGTGTTTTGGCGTCGGGAGCTTCGATTAACCACTTAGAGCGTCCATAGATCATATAAATCGGATAGAATTCTCGAGGCTTCCCTCCTTTGGCAATGAATTCCTCTCGAAGCCGAAACTCAATTTGTCGGCGCGTTTTTAAATATTGAGCAGGATTTTCAAACCTTTCCCAAAAAATTGCGCCTTCAATATACAAGTTTTGCATTATTTTGGTTGCATCAGCATCCGAAAGTGCAGACAAACTTTGGAAGGGGATGGTTCCTTTTTTATAAACATGAATAAGATGGTTAATCATAATGGTTACAATCCATTTTTTGATATTTTTACCTTTTAAAAATTAGATAGCTAAAAATGCTTTGTAACAAGCTGGCACTACTCTTTTCAATTTTACACCTATAGAAAGCCTATCATTTTATATGATAGTTTATAATCAAACCAGAATATATTATTTTATTTTAAAAAGATGATGTCAAGAAAGATTTTCGATGTTATTCAACCTTGCTATTATTTATGTTGACTACCCATGAAAGGAAACATACAATTTTGAAAGATTCTATAAAAATCAATACTTAAAAGAATCACATCTATAGTGTAACCATCGAGGAGGGAATAATAATTGAAGATAGGGATTATTGTAGATTCAAAATCCGGGTTTACTTACTCTATTGCCCAAAGGCTTGAGGAAAAACTGTCGGTATTAAGACATGATGTTCAGGTTGAAAGAATAGAACCAATTGATGAGAAGCAGGTTGACATTAAAAAAATTCAGTTAAAATCCTTTCCAAAAATAAATCAATATGAAGCAATTATATTTGGGGCCTGGGTCAGGGGTGGATTCCTTTCTCCAGCTATGGCGGCTTATATGAATCAAATGCCATCACTCCAAGGGAAAAAGATTGCCTGTTTTGTAACCAAAGGCCTTCCCTTTGCCTGGACAGGCGGAAATCAGACTATTAATCGAATGATAAAACTTTGCCAATCCAAGGAAGGAAGGGTTGTTGATACTGGAATGATTATTAGAATGGGACAAAGAAAGAAACAAACCACTGATTTAATTGAGAAATTCGGAAAACTTTTTTAATTCCTTTCTTGGTTTTTTTATTGAGCAAATAAATTAAAATGCAAATAATACATGAAGGACAATATCGGCGCTAAAATGAGCTATCATTGAGCTTTCTAAACCCCGAGTCCAGTATAACCATCCAAAAGCTAAGCCTGCAACTCCATTCAGGACAATTGCTCGGGTGATAACAAAGGAATTGAGAGGAAGACCCATCCCTTTCGTTGCCGGAAGATGACCTAAACCAAAGATAACAGCGGTAATGATATTGGCAATCCAAAGGACACGAATATTGGGTTGCAGGTCTTTATTTTTCGTCATTAAATTGCCTATCCATACCAACAACGACAGCAAGAATAAGCGAAGTAACACTTCTTCAGCAATTCCTCCATAAAAGGAAGCAAGAAATCCCTGCCACGCCGGTGGATGAACGGTTTCTGGAAGCACTAAACCGACTTTTTTCAGATTAAAAATCCAGGTATCTAAACCTATAATAATGAAACCAAAAACAATGCCGATCAAGATCGAAAACCAGGCAATTGGCTTAAAGGGTTTAGTTATTTTTTCTCCACGGGTGATTGCATCTAAAAAGGGTAATCCTAAACCAATTTTATTGGCGATAAGTAAACCAATTCCAATAACCAAACCAAATAGCAGACCATTGGTTAGAAGCTGCATAGCTATGATTTGTCCCATGGTTGCCGGAACATTGAGAAGTTTGATTTGTTCTGACTGGATGGTTAAGGTATAGGGTAAGACGCATACGATGCTTGTTGCCACCATGAACCAAAGGAGAAAAAATAATTTCCAATTAAAATTTTTTATTTTTAAAGCCATATTGAGCTCTCCTAAACAATTTTAATAATGGCGATGAACGATAAGATTCACCGTTATAGTAAAAAATTTATGAAGGTTGATCCCCTCATTTAGTCTTGGTAAGTCTGTATTTAAACGATTCTAAGCTTTTAAGGTTACAATTTCAATTCAATAATAGTACAAAATAATTAATAATCAAGAAGGTTTTTTTAGGTTGTAAAGTTAAGGTAGGCCTTCATGCTGCTTTTGCGACACCAGATGAGGAAGGAAATGATGCCCCCTCACCCTGACCCTCTCCCACGAACGGGCGAGGGAATATTGGCGAAAGACACCGAGGAGGGAGGGAGCGAGGGGGCGCAAGATTTTGGTTCCTTCTCCTTTGATGGGAGAAGGTGAGGATGAGGGTGAAAAGCCCAAGATTCGACATGCCATGGCATGTCGCTACATTAAACGAAGAACGGGCACAATACATTGTGCTCCTCCATTTTTTAATTCTTTTGTGGGGGTTTGATTTATCATGCCCGTGGGTTCTCAGGATAGACCCTCATGCTGCTTAGCAGCACCATATGAGGATGAAAATAGGTATCCCCCTCACCCTGACCCTCTCCCACGAAGGGGCGAGGGAAAAAAATTATATCATTCCTTCTCCCTTTATTTAAAGAGATAGGAATAAAAAAGATTAAAGTCAAGAGATTGCCACGTCGCTTCGTTCCTCGCAATGACGAGTTAGAGTTCCTTCTCCCTTGATGGGAGAAGGTGAGGATGAGGGTGGATTTTTAAACTGCTCACAGTTCACGCTTCACGGTTCACGGTATTTTCAGGATAGATAAAATGAGTTATTTGAAAAAAAAGGAATAAGAAGTATTTTAAATTTGTTTTTAAATATATAAGTAATATACTCTCAATATTTTGAAAAACCCGAAAATTATTTATTGGATAAACACCTCGGCAACTAAACTTCCAAGTATAATTCCGATCGGATCCGTGCATATTTGGCAATATGGCTTAATTAAAACCTCTGACTATTTATGATCGGACTTTGTGAATAATTGATATTTTTTAAAAGGAGGGAGGAAAGATGGATTTTTTTGAAATGTGTAAAACCGGTCATTTAGAAGAAATTCTATCGAAGATTCGGGAAGGAATTGATGTGAATACTAAGGATGAAAACGGCTGGACGCCTCTTATGTATGCTGCCTGGTATAATCAAAATCCGGAAGTCGTTAAAATTCTTCTTGAAGCCGGAGCCGACGCTAAGCTGGTAGATGATTTTGGTAAAAAAGCAATTGATTATGCCAAAAAAAATGATTTCCTATTGGGAACCAGTGTTTATAAACAATTGGAAGAAGCGAGTGGATAGACAATCATTAACTTGATTGTTTGAAATTGTATAAATAATGCAAGGAGGCTGTTTTCAATCATCTCATAATCGAATATATGAGTTTTGTGATTCATTCCAGTTAAAGATTTTTAGGGAAGGCGACTTGCTTTAAAAATCACCTTCCCTGAGTTTGGCAAAAAAATGCTGGAATTTTTATGGGATCAATCGTTATAATTATTTATTGCTCGTCAAATATTTCATCCAGCCAGTCATAAAGGACAGCGTTCGAGAGAGGACTATTGTTCATCTGGCAGTGACTATCAGCTCCGCTCTGTATATCGAAGACATGGAGAGTAGCAGGACCGGCAACATGATCTACGCAATACTGAGCTTGTTTCAGCGGGATTTTACCTTCACCTTCACCTACCATAGCCAGGGTTGGTATGGTAATTTTGTTGACTAATCCAGTAATATTAAATTCTTTTAGATGTTCCAGTAAAGAAAAAATCGATGATTGGCCAAAACGAGTACACATATTCCACAAACTGATTTTATATTTCGGGCTCATTTCTTCATCTGGTATGTAATCAAAGTCTTCAAGTCGGAGGTCTTCTGGTATATTTTCTAATTGAGAAAGTCCACCGGCTATCAAGTACTCATGAATGTCAACTATCGGTGAATTGAGGATTAAGGCTTTGATGCGTTTCTCAGTTATTGCTCCACTGGCAGCAAAATAGCCTCCTAAGCTAATTCCATATAAAGCAAGCTGATTAGGATCAACATCTTTTCTTTTCAAAGCAAAATCGACAACTGCAGTTATTGGCTGACTATAATCTGGAATAAAAGACATATGAGGATGAAAACGAAGAGCACCAACTTGACCGGGTCCGTCGAAAAGCAGTATATTGTATCCTCTTTCTAAGGCAGCCCGTCCAGCGCCAAAAAATATTTCCTCCGAGGTACCGTCATATCCGCTCATAATTAGAATGGTTTTTCGAGCAATTTGGTTGGTATCTTTGTCTGGAGAAAGGAAATAACCAGGGAGAAAGCTATCCTGATAAGGGATTTGGAGTACATCCACTCTCCAATCAAACAAATTTATTCCATCGATAAAACAGGTATGGGCTTTTAAGCCAAATTCTTGACGCTCAGGAAGTCGAGGGTCGGCATAATATTCAGCTGCTCGATAATAATTACTGGCTCTCATTAAAGC
Protein-coding sequences here:
- a CDS encoding hemerythrin domain-containing protein; this translates as MQFRAPLMIEHRLIEKMIYIINKIINQAESTQIIDTRTVDVVVDFIKTYADKTHHGKEEDILFKDLSEKKMTDEDDKLMKELIEEHLFGRSIVRELVDSKNQYVNGDMTAEKVMLEKLKTLANFYPAHIKKEDDVFFPASMKYLTNQEQEIMLNKFWDFDKTMIHLKYQSVVLELNKAFSND
- a CDS encoding ankyrin repeat domain-containing protein, with amino-acid sequence MDFFEMCKTGHLEEILSKIREGIDVNTKDENGWTPLMYAAWYNQNPEVVKILLEAGADAKLVDDFGKKAIDYAKKNDFLLGTSVYKQLEEASG
- a CDS encoding alpha/beta hydrolase family protein, whose amino-acid sequence is MHLLSLSNHFIFGFLIFCLILIASSVVYADNDSTPNVNQTTQINLARSSMKIKGFSDPEMDFQLMRSIGTDWYGGGILGEILLAASEITDGDPSNWPKSFAQLGMQVEKDGRERLAKGHVVSARDALMRASNYYRAAEYYADPRLPERQEFGLKAHTCFIDGINLFDWRVDVLQIPYQDSFLPGYFLSPDKDTNQIARKTILIMSGYDGTSEEIFFGAGRAALERGYNILLFDGPGQVGALRFHPHMSFIPDYSQPITAVVDFALKRKDVDPNQLALYGISLGGYFAASGAITEKRIKALILNSPIVDIHEYLIAGGLSQLENIPEDLRLEDFDYIPDEEMSPKYKISLWNMCTRFGQSSIFSLLEHLKEFNITGLVNKITIPTLAMVGEGEGKIPLKQAQYCVDHVAGPATLHVFDIQSGADSHCQMNNSPLSNAVLYDWLDEIFDEQ
- a CDS encoding CPBP family glutamic-type intramembrane protease, whose translation is MALKIKNFNWKLFFLLWFMVATSIVCVLPYTLTIQSEQIKLLNVPATMGQIIAMQLLTNGLLFGLVIGIGLLIANKIGLGLPFLDAITRGEKITKPFKPIAWFSILIGIVFGFIIIGLDTWIFNLKKVGLVLPETVHPPAWQGFLASFYGGIAEEVLLRLFLLSLLVWIGNLMTKNKDLQPNIRVLWIANIITAVIFGLGHLPATKGMGLPLNSFVITRAIVLNGVAGLAFGWLYWTRGLESSMIAHFSADIVLHVLFAF
- a CDS encoding flavodoxin family protein, translated to MKIGIIVDSKSGFTYSIAQRLEEKLSVLRHDVQVERIEPIDEKQVDIKKIQLKSFPKINQYEAIIFGAWVRGGFLSPAMAAYMNQMPSLQGKKIACFVTKGLPFAWTGGNQTINRMIKLCQSKEGRVVDTGMIIRMGQRKKQTTDLIEKFGKLF